The following are encoded in a window of Candidatus Paceibacterota bacterium genomic DNA:
- a CDS encoding sugar MFS transporter — MANSGTSAGSAAPISQPASGPTYRGPFAIMTILFFMWGFMTVFNDILIPRFKSAFELNYFQAMLVQFAFFGAYFTGALFYFLTSAFTGDPIARMGYKNGVVLGLLISAGGSALFWPAASARAYPLFLLALFVVGIGFALLQIAANPYVTILGPERTASSRLNLAQAFNSVGTTTGPLIGGYLIFKYFARTGAHGAESVRMPYLWFCIVFLLLAAAFWFIHLPHVGEGRIERGVGALKYPHVVLGVMAIFMYVGGEVAVGSVIINFLGQPGIAGLPELEASKYVSLYWGGMLIGRFMGAVELSDMRPRNKQLWLAALPLAGFLVLWALRGWAVVRMYLPFLALCWLLFQLGKSLAGRTLMMFSAMVVALLATAIIGGGRLAMWCVVGVGLFTSIGWSNTFALAIEGVGIYKSQASSLLVMAILGGAVLPPVQGRIADVTQSLQFSFIVPLIAYAYVAFYGWKGHRIGRNVQPGQG; from the coding sequence ATGGCGAACAGTGGCACCTCCGCCGGTTCGGCGGCGCCGATTTCCCAGCCGGCCAGCGGCCCGACCTATCGCGGGCCGTTCGCGATCATGACCATCCTTTTCTTCATGTGGGGATTCATGACCGTGTTCAACGACATCCTCATCCCGCGGTTCAAGTCGGCCTTCGAGCTGAACTACTTCCAGGCGATGCTGGTGCAGTTCGCCTTCTTCGGGGCCTACTTCACCGGGGCGCTGTTCTATTTCCTGACCTCCGCCTTCACCGGCGACCCTATCGCGCGGATGGGCTACAAGAACGGCGTGGTGCTGGGCTTGCTGATCTCGGCGGGCGGCAGCGCGCTGTTCTGGCCGGCCGCCAGCGCCCGTGCCTATCCGTTGTTCCTGCTCGCGCTGTTTGTCGTGGGCATCGGCTTCGCCTTGCTGCAGATCGCCGCCAATCCTTACGTGACGATACTCGGCCCCGAGCGGACCGCTTCGAGCCGGTTGAACCTGGCGCAGGCGTTCAACTCGGTCGGCACCACCACCGGCCCGCTGATCGGCGGCTATCTCATCTTCAAGTATTTCGCCCGGACCGGCGCGCATGGGGCCGAGTCGGTCCGGATGCCTTACTTGTGGTTTTGCATCGTGTTCCTGCTGCTGGCGGCGGCGTTCTGGTTCATTCACCTGCCGCATGTGGGCGAGGGCAGGATCGAGCGCGGCGTCGGCGCGCTGAAGTATCCGCATGTGGTGCTCGGCGTGATGGCGATCTTCATGTATGTGGGTGGCGAAGTTGCGGTCGGCAGCGTGATCATCAACTTCCTCGGCCAACCAGGCATCGCCGGGCTGCCGGAACTGGAGGCGAGCAAGTATGTGTCGCTATACTGGGGCGGCATGCTGATCGGGCGGTTCATGGGCGCCGTTGAGCTGAGCGACATGCGGCCCCGCAACAAACAGCTTTGGCTGGCCGCATTGCCGCTGGCGGGCTTCCTCGTCCTGTGGGCCCTGCGCGGCTGGGCCGTGGTGCGGATGTACCTGCCGTTCCTCGCGCTGTGCTGGCTGCTGTTCCAGCTCGGCAAATCCCTGGCCGGCCGCACGCTGATGATGTTCTCGGCGATGGTCGTCGCGCTGTTGGCGACCGCCATCATCGGCGGCGGCAGACTCGCCATGTGGTGCGTAGTGGGGGTGGGTCTGTTTACCTCGATCGGCTGGTCCAACACCTTCGCGCTGGCGATCGAAGGCGTCGGCATTTACAAGAGCCAGGCCTCGTCGCTGCTGGTCATGGCCATTCTCGGCGGGGCCGTTTTGCCCCCCGTTCAGGGGCGCATCGCCGACGTTACCCAGAGCCTGCAATTCTCCTTCATCGTCCCGCTGATTGCCTATGCCTACGTGGCGTTTTACGGCTGGAAGGGGCATCGCATTGGCCGGAATGTCCAACCGGGTCAGGGGTAG
- a CDS encoding SPFH domain-containing protein, whose product MNAEVTSINRERTVKLLSGWVMLPVVLLLIIGGPAVFIYSIAAGANTVGHPLWALFALGILMEIAGIIFAVGLFTLQPNEARVLILFGEYKGTVRASGFWWGNPFYSNGGRQNVAALQVSAGEGKLGGVPGGRQGGARSGAAKAPSRHKMSLRARTLNGERLKVNDKRGNPVEIAAIVIWRVQDTAQAAFDVDDYEKYVETQSESALRHLASCYSYDHGEDNETTLRSGVEEVSQALRKELQERLAKAGVVVEETRLTHLAYAPEIAQAMLRRQQAEAVIAARQKIVQGAVSMVDMALKELADKHVVQLDDERRAAMVSNLMVVLCGESEVHPVLNTGTLYT is encoded by the coding sequence ATGAATGCAGAAGTCACTTCGATTAATCGTGAACGAACGGTCAAGCTTCTCAGCGGGTGGGTGATGCTTCCCGTGGTGCTGCTGCTGATAATCGGCGGGCCGGCAGTGTTTATTTACTCGATCGCAGCGGGCGCGAACACTGTCGGGCATCCTTTGTGGGCGCTCTTTGCACTCGGGATATTGATGGAGATCGCCGGGATCATCTTCGCCGTGGGGCTTTTCACTCTGCAGCCGAACGAGGCACGGGTGTTGATCCTGTTCGGGGAATACAAGGGTACAGTTCGAGCCAGCGGTTTCTGGTGGGGGAACCCGTTTTACTCCAATGGCGGCCGCCAAAACGTGGCGGCACTGCAAGTGTCGGCGGGGGAAGGCAAGCTGGGCGGCGTGCCAGGGGGACGGCAGGGGGGAGCGCGCTCCGGGGCCGCCAAGGCGCCATCCCGGCACAAGATGTCGCTCCGGGCGCGCACACTGAACGGCGAACGGCTCAAGGTCAATGACAAGCGCGGCAATCCGGTCGAGATCGCCGCAATTGTGATCTGGCGGGTGCAGGACACCGCGCAGGCCGCGTTCGACGTGGATGATTACGAGAAGTATGTCGAGACGCAGAGCGAGTCCGCCTTGCGGCATCTGGCCAGCTGCTACAGCTACGATCATGGCGAGGACAACGAGACGACATTGCGGAGCGGCGTCGAGGAAGTTTCCCAGGCGCTGCGGAAGGAACTCCAGGAGCGGCTCGCCAAGGCGGGGGTGGTGGTTGAGGAGACCCGGCTGACCCACCTGGCGTACGCGCCGGAGATCGCGCAGGCGATGCTGCGCCGGCAGCAGGCCGAGGCGGTGATCGCGGCACGGCAGAAGATCGTCCAGGGCGCGGTAAGCATGGTGGACATGGCGTTGAAGGAACTGGCCGACAAGCACGTGGTGCAACTGGACGATGAGCGAAGGGCGGCCATGGTCAGCAACCTGATGGTGGTGCTGTGCGGCGAGTCCGAGGTGCATCCCGTGCTGAACACCGGCACCCTCTACACGTGA
- the grpE gene encoding nucleotide exchange factor GrpE, giving the protein MSDSIAPKLSKWPFLLGDALLLGMAFFIAWQCNFALGRWEMAFVVLCVAGGAVLGIVPFLIEYDALIKVTEANALTSVVSQLKDLEGIAAQISGATSRWQDAQDAADKTSRAAGEIAERLTTEARAFTEFMQRANDSERANLRLEVEKLRRAESEWLQVLVRVLDHVYALHLGAVRSGQPNLIEQLGNFQNACRDAARRIGLTPFTASESEPFDARRHQRAGNGAPPPADAVIAETLATGYTFQGQLLRPALVRLRGEAAPGAPGTPNVQDGQQSSLPLDASESKSP; this is encoded by the coding sequence ATGAGCGACTCGATTGCGCCGAAGCTGTCCAAGTGGCCCTTCTTGCTGGGGGACGCCCTGCTGCTGGGAATGGCCTTTTTCATCGCCTGGCAGTGCAACTTCGCGCTGGGGCGCTGGGAGATGGCGTTTGTGGTCCTGTGCGTGGCGGGCGGCGCGGTGCTGGGCATCGTGCCCTTCCTGATCGAATATGACGCGCTGATCAAAGTGACCGAGGCGAACGCGCTGACCAGCGTGGTTTCCCAACTGAAGGACCTGGAGGGCATCGCCGCCCAGATCAGCGGCGCCACCAGCCGATGGCAGGATGCGCAGGACGCCGCCGACAAGACCTCCCGGGCCGCCGGGGAGATCGCCGAGCGGCTGACCACCGAAGCGCGCGCGTTCACGGAGTTCATGCAGCGGGCCAACGACAGCGAGCGGGCGAACCTGCGGCTCGAGGTCGAGAAGTTGCGCCGCGCGGAGAGCGAGTGGCTGCAGGTGTTGGTGCGCGTGCTCGACCACGTGTATGCGCTGCACCTCGGCGCCGTCAGGTCCGGCCAGCCGAACCTGATCGAGCAATTGGGCAACTTCCAGAACGCCTGCCGGGACGCCGCGCGGCGCATCGGGCTGACCCCGTTCACGGCCAGCGAGTCGGAGCCGTTCGACGCCAGGCGCCATCAACGGGCCGGGAACGGCGCCCCGCCGCCCGCCGACGCCGTTATCGCCGAGACTCTCGCAACTGGATACACGTTCCAGGGCCAGCTCCTTCGACCCGCGCTGGTGCGCCTGCGCGGGGAGGCGGCGCCGGGCGCCCCGGGCACGCCCAACGTTCAGGACGGCCAACAGAGCAGCTTGCCGCTGGACGCGTCGGAGTCGAAATCGCCTTAG
- a CDS encoding diacylglycerol kinase family lipid kinase: MRTCVIFNPVARGEKARRFRRHLDAIGGECALKLTAAAGDARRLAAEAVGEGFDTIVAAGGDGTLNEVINGMSDAPDGFTRARLGLLPLGTVNVFARELALPTRLEAAWAAVRQGRETRIDLPCVEHGASGTRQRRCFAQLAGAGLDARAIELVQWQLKKKIGPLAYVVAGLKALAGAQPKITAAGGGHSVTGELVLIGNGRLYGGPYRIFPTADLRDGLLEVCVFPRANWFTLARCGPGLLLRNKLPASAVKSFQAESLALSSPNPAPLEADGELIGHLPASFSLRRSCLRVIIP, encoded by the coding sequence GTGCGGACGTGCGTCATCTTCAACCCGGTTGCTCGCGGAGAAAAGGCCCGGCGTTTCCGGCGCCACCTCGATGCCATTGGCGGCGAATGCGCGCTCAAACTGACGGCTGCCGCCGGCGACGCCCGCCGCCTGGCCGCTGAGGCCGTCGGCGAAGGCTTCGACACCATCGTCGCCGCCGGCGGCGACGGCACGCTCAACGAAGTGATCAACGGCATGAGCGACGCGCCGGACGGCTTCACGCGCGCCCGCCTGGGCCTGCTGCCGCTCGGCACGGTGAATGTGTTCGCCCGCGAACTGGCCCTGCCGACCCGGCTGGAGGCCGCCTGGGCCGCCGTCCGCCAGGGACGCGAAACGCGCATTGACCTGCCCTGCGTGGAGCACGGTGCCAGCGGCACCCGGCAGCGCCGCTGCTTCGCGCAGTTGGCCGGCGCCGGGCTCGACGCGCGCGCCATCGAACTGGTCCAATGGCAGTTGAAGAAGAAGATCGGGCCCCTGGCTTACGTCGTGGCTGGCCTCAAAGCCCTGGCCGGCGCCCAGCCCAAAATCACTGCCGCCGGCGGCGGGCATTCCGTCACGGGCGAACTGGTGCTGATCGGCAACGGGCGTCTCTACGGCGGGCCGTACAGAATATTCCCGACCGCCGATCTGCGCGACGGACTGCTCGAGGTATGCGTCTTTCCGCGGGCAAACTGGTTCACGCTGGCCCGCTGTGGTCCCGGCCTGCTGCTCCGCAACAAGCTGCCGGCCTCGGCCGTGAAGTCGTTTCAGGCCGAATCCCTTGCCCTCTCCAGCCCCAACCCGGCCCCGCTGGAAGCCGATGGCGAACTCATCGGCCACTTGCCCGCATCCTTCTCCCTCCGGCGTTCCTGCCTCCGCGTCATCATTCCCTGA
- a CDS encoding malectin domain-containing carbohydrate-binding protein produces the protein MRSMRLERFACAILLCGLCLPAPAQSLSGSKLSAHLINACTPGSSIIIAGKPRVLKVLALDSGFPSGMVQAMRDYKASAPAGKVVVRVYTPKSYSLANDATASALDFWTTVLQPSLNSISASDRALIDYLEGPNEGDTPTLGYPTSPAGAASHWFNQFWTNLTPLIVSAGYKPCVGSIAVGNPGSLADLDPFVPALRQAQAAGGAWSYHAYTIQYTTDAGVEHWYSLRYRQFYSYFAQQGYSDLLNLPLILTEGGVDQSGTPATSGWQARGTAAQYERWLNWFDRQMSQDSCVLGCTLFQNGDPAGWSSFDLEPIAGWFGNYLAGPSTWPSPPAGVAAAAAGGAVLLTWTNAPLTPVAYAVKRATNSGGPYTLLGQNLTEGMPLTAFTDDAPVHGATNYYVVTAVNAVAESDNSVEVPVGIGLFAAAPAAPSALTAAAGPGNITLNWTAPANAASFNVKRSTTSDGAYTVIAGNVSAPPFYDTSCAVGTPYYYYVSAVNNAGESTDSNQAVATPTNALPDVVVTAIAWTPAAFYPGNNVLFTATVKNQGSAPAPGNGETIGIGFNVDGVGGFWSGGYTGPLAPGASVNLAASGGSNGGYWPATPGAHTVTAHVDDINRFPEGSEDNNLFTAAFETSISNYSFNCGGPAVGGFNPDAPYTSSLSTRAVTNAIDLSAATYPAPQAVYQSERWRGFTTILPGLLPGKLYKARLHFAEISPSVTAPGDRQFNVALNGVQVLANFDVLAAAGAKFRATTRQFNVAADSAGRITLQFSRGAAFEPACSGLEIFPYTNTAPILAAIPNRTVNAGGFLTFTNTAADADLPPDILTFSLLAGPAGAALSADGVFSWTAPQLSTPQTNNAAIRVTDNGTPPLAAARAFKIVVIPPPRFASCLLSNLAPVLTWSTYPGRTYRLLYKDDLSAPAWTPLGLDTVASDSLLSGTDTNAAGSQRFYRVLQLN, from the coding sequence ATGCGCTCGATGCGTCTTGAACGGTTTGCGTGTGCCATCCTGCTTTGCGGATTGTGCCTGCCCGCGCCCGCCCAATCCCTCAGCGGCAGCAAGCTCAGCGCTCATCTCATCAACGCCTGCACGCCGGGTTCCTCGATCATTATCGCCGGCAAGCCGCGCGTGCTCAAGGTCCTGGCGCTGGACTCCGGCTTCCCCTCGGGCATGGTCCAGGCCATGCGCGACTACAAGGCCAGCGCGCCCGCCGGCAAAGTCGTCGTGCGCGTTTACACCCCCAAGTCTTACTCCCTCGCCAATGACGCCACCGCCAGCGCGCTGGACTTCTGGACGACCGTCCTCCAGCCCTCGCTCAACAGCATCTCGGCCTCCGACCGCGCCCTGATTGACTACCTGGAAGGCCCGAACGAGGGCGACACTCCGACCCTCGGCTACCCGACCTCCCCCGCCGGCGCCGCCTCGCACTGGTTCAACCAGTTCTGGACCAACCTCACCCCGCTCATCGTCAGCGCCGGTTACAAACCCTGCGTCGGCAGCATCGCCGTCGGCAACCCCGGCAGCCTTGCCGATCTTGACCCCTTCGTCCCCGCCTTGCGCCAGGCTCAAGCGGCGGGCGGCGCGTGGAGCTACCACGCCTACACCATCCAATACACCACGGACGCCGGCGTCGAACACTGGTATTCCCTGCGCTACCGGCAGTTCTACTCCTACTTCGCCCAGCAAGGCTACTCGGACCTGCTGAACCTGCCGCTCATCCTGACCGAGGGCGGCGTGGATCAATCCGGCACGCCGGCCACGTCCGGCTGGCAGGCCCGCGGCACCGCCGCGCAATACGAGCGCTGGCTCAATTGGTTCGACCGCCAGATGAGCCAGGATTCCTGCGTGCTCGGCTGCACGCTCTTTCAGAATGGCGATCCCGCGGGCTGGTCCTCCTTCGACCTGGAACCCATCGCCGGCTGGTTCGGGAACTACCTGGCTGGCCCGTCCACCTGGCCGTCGCCTCCCGCGGGCGTTGCCGCCGCCGCCGCCGGCGGCGCCGTGCTGCTCACCTGGACCAACGCCCCGCTCACGCCGGTCGCCTATGCCGTCAAGCGCGCCACCAACAGCGGCGGCCCTTACACCCTGCTCGGCCAGAATCTCACCGAAGGCATGCCGCTGACCGCCTTCACCGACGACGCTCCGGTGCATGGCGCCACCAACTACTATGTCGTCACCGCCGTGAACGCGGTCGCGGAGAGCGACAACTCGGTTGAAGTGCCCGTCGGCATCGGCCTGTTCGCCGCGGCCCCGGCCGCGCCGTCGGCACTCACCGCTGCGGCCGGCCCTGGAAACATCACCCTCAACTGGACCGCCCCCGCCAACGCGGCCAGCTTCAACGTCAAGCGCTCTACCACCAGCGACGGCGCCTATACCGTGATCGCCGGCAACGTCTCCGCACCGCCCTTTTACGACACCTCCTGTGCCGTCGGCACGCCCTATTACTACTATGTCTCCGCGGTGAACAACGCCGGCGAAAGCACCGACTCCAACCAGGCCGTTGCCACTCCCACCAACGCCTTGCCCGACGTTGTCGTCACTGCCATCGCCTGGACCCCCGCCGCCTTCTACCCGGGCAACAACGTCCTGTTCACCGCCACCGTCAAAAACCAAGGCAGCGCCCCGGCCCCCGGCAATGGCGAGACCATCGGCATCGGCTTCAATGTGGACGGCGTCGGCGGCTTCTGGTCGGGCGGCTACACCGGCCCGCTCGCGCCCGGCGCCTCGGTCAACCTCGCCGCCAGCGGCGGCAGCAACGGCGGCTACTGGCCCGCCACGCCCGGCGCCCACACCGTCACCGCCCATGTGGACGACATCAACCGCTTCCCCGAAGGCAGCGAGGACAACAACCTGTTCACCGCCGCCTTCGAGACTTCCATCTCGAACTACTCCTTCAACTGCGGCGGCCCGGCCGTGGGCGGTTTCAACCCCGATGCCCCTTACACCTCTTCCCTCAGCACCCGCGCCGTCACCAACGCCATTGACCTGAGCGCCGCCACGTATCCCGCCCCGCAGGCCGTGTATCAAAGCGAGCGCTGGCGCGGTTTCACCACCATCCTGCCCGGGCTGCTGCCCGGCAAACTCTACAAGGCGCGCCTCCACTTTGCCGAAATCTCTCCCTCCGTGACCGCCCCCGGCGACCGCCAATTCAACGTCGCCCTCAACGGCGTCCAGGTCCTCGCCAACTTCGACGTCCTCGCCGCCGCCGGCGCCAAGTTCCGCGCCACCACCCGCCAGTTCAACGTGGCGGCCGATAGCGCGGGCCGCATCACCCTGCAATTCTCCCGCGGCGCCGCCTTCGAGCCAGCCTGCTCCGGCCTTGAAATCTTCCCCTACACCAACACCGCCCCAATCCTCGCCGCCATCCCCAACCGCACTGTCAACGCCGGCGGCTTCCTCACCTTCACCAACACTGCCGCCGACGCCGACCTGCCGCCGGACATCCTCACCTTCAGCCTCCTCGCCGGCCCCGCCGGCGCCGCCCTCTCCGCCGATGGCGTGTTCTCCTGGACCGCCCCGCAGCTCTCCACGCCTCAGACCAACAACGCCGCGATTCGTGTCACCGACAACGGCACGCCGCCGCTGGCTGCCGCCCGGGCCTTCAAAATCGTGGTCATCCCGCCGCCCAGGTTCGCCTCCTGCCTGCTGAGCAACCTCGCCCCGGTCCTGACCTGGAGCACCTACCCCGGCCGCACCTACCGCCTCCTGTACAAGGACGACCTCAGCGCCCCCGCCTGGACGCCGCTGGGCCTCGACACCGTCGCCTCGGATTCCCTGCTCTCCGGCACCGACACCAACGCCGCCGGAAGCCAGCGGTTCTACCGGGTATTGCAGCTCAATTGA
- the radC gene encoding DNA repair protein RadC → MIGSRIKDQPASERPRERLAALGADSLSPAELVAILLRTGLKGANAVDVGKELLSKHGSLQALARASLEDLQTVKGIGRDKAVTLAAAFALARQMAADLRREAPVLDTPEAVANLMREDARLRSVETFHVLLLNTRRRLISVVKISDGTLDTILVHPRDVFKAAIAANAAAIVLLHNHPSGEATPSEADIKVTRDLIRAGQLLKIEVLDHVILGRATQDRPKDYMSLRELGYFAGS, encoded by the coding sequence ATGATCGGCTCACGCATCAAGGACCAACCCGCCAGCGAACGCCCCCGCGAGCGGCTCGCCGCCCTCGGCGCCGACTCCCTCAGCCCCGCCGAGCTGGTCGCCATTCTCCTGCGCACTGGCCTCAAGGGCGCCAACGCCGTGGACGTCGGCAAAGAACTGCTCAGCAAACACGGCTCGCTCCAGGCCCTCGCCCGCGCCTCGCTCGAAGACCTGCAGACCGTCAAAGGCATCGGCCGCGACAAGGCCGTCACCCTCGCCGCCGCCTTCGCCCTCGCCCGCCAGATGGCCGCCGACCTCCGCCGCGAAGCCCCCGTCCTGGACACCCCCGAAGCCGTCGCCAACCTCATGCGCGAGGATGCCCGCCTGCGCTCCGTCGAGACCTTCCATGTCCTCCTGCTCAACACCCGCCGCCGCCTGATTAGCGTCGTGAAGATCTCCGACGGCACCCTCGACACCATCCTCGTCCACCCGCGCGACGTCTTCAAAGCCGCCATCGCCGCCAACGCCGCCGCCATCGTCCTGCTCCACAACCATCCCTCCGGCGAAGCCACCCCCTCCGAAGCCGACATCAAAGTCACCCGCGACCTCATCCGGGCCGGCCAACTGCTCAAGATCGAAGTCCTCGACCACGTCATCCTCGGCCGCGCCACCCAGGACCGGCCCAAAGACTACATGTCCCTCCGGGAACTGGGCTACTTTGCCGGCTCTTGA
- a CDS encoding PEP-CTERM sorting domain-containing protein, translating into MKKLLGILALTALTTSLFAQGTVSFGNQTGLVKQWTSKDNSTVITLPKGTGYVQLFAAPKGSEVVAPMFTAGADGKQFANFSSLAAFLAANPPFAGGLGASGAPSAVLVNTGNGIFNGGTFTLQGVAGGASASYFALGWTGAATTFDLALEQALAGNALIGMSGVFTTATGDPLATPPGAAAITRNTFGGITLAPAFIPEPSTFALAGLGIAAMMIFRRRK; encoded by the coding sequence ATGAAGAAACTACTTGGTATATTGGCCCTGACCGCGCTGACGACATCGCTCTTCGCGCAGGGAACAGTCAGCTTCGGTAACCAAACCGGGCTGGTAAAGCAATGGACGAGTAAAGATAACTCGACCGTCATCACCCTGCCGAAAGGCACGGGCTACGTTCAACTCTTCGCCGCGCCGAAGGGCAGCGAAGTGGTGGCCCCGATGTTCACGGCGGGTGCGGATGGCAAGCAGTTCGCGAACTTCAGCTCGCTGGCGGCCTTCCTGGCGGCAAATCCGCCCTTTGCTGGTGGACTCGGTGCTTCTGGTGCTCCGTCCGCAGTATTAGTAAATACTGGTAACGGCATTTTTAACGGCGGTACGTTCACCCTCCAGGGTGTCGCCGGGGGTGCCAGTGCCAGCTACTTCGCGCTGGGCTGGACTGGTGCGGCAACCACGTTTGACCTCGCTCTGGAGCAAGCTCTGGCCGGCAACGCGCTGATCGGCATGTCTGGCGTCTTCACGACCGCGACGGGCGACCCGCTCGCAACTCCTCCGGGGGCTGCGGCGATTACTCGGAATACGTTCGGTGGGATCACCTTGGCGCCGGCGTTTATTCCTGAGCCGAGCACGTTCGCTCTGGCGGGCCTCGGCATTGCGGCCATGATGATCTTCCGTCGCCGCAAGTAA
- a CDS encoding tetratricopeptide repeat protein, translated as MKDFIASRRTELVCLLLAAATLAVYWQVTGFEFTNYDEFTMILQNPHVLSGLTLQGLWWGLTTSWFEYWHPVTWWSHMLDCELFGLNAGWHHLVSLGFHVANTLLLFGVVKRMTGAFWRSVMVAALFALHPLHVESVAWVAERKDVLSAFFFLLTLWAYARYAEGGRLQAEVWRLEEAGRIQESGADATHHVRPPQFRDGERAPRATAPASSLQPAAFYCLALLFFTLGLMSKPMVVTLPFVLLLLDYWPLRRLQLSTLDAQLSTLRPLLLEKLPFFALSAASCLVTYLGVKAGGSILSAEAVPWTLRLGNVPVSYVRYLWKMIWPADLVALYPMPDHWAWWQVTGAVLVLAVISVWVVRRARSAPYLIVGWLFFLGVLVPTIGLVQAGYQAIADRYTYVPFIGLFIALVWCAADQVARASSPAGLPGVPPGEGALRGSGTQPELAGEDARATCCHWPRATITWVMAGVILAACGWLTWLQAGVWRNGETLWRHCVAIYPDSFIARYNLGYVFQHSNRTSDAIEHYRAALRRKPDHVDANLNLGIALIASGRSQEATNCLGKAVRLKPGYAKAQNALGLALLELGDYAGAIAHCAEAARLDPEEFGPYINLGRALSAQGKSDDALRNFAEGLRLQPAIPQSHYYLGLEWMKRGAFEQAAASFSEALRLAPGWAEARDALQRAREKLGKPS; from the coding sequence TTGAAAGACTTTATAGCGTCTCGCCGCACGGAACTGGTCTGCCTGCTGCTGGCGGCGGCGACGCTGGCGGTGTACTGGCAGGTCACCGGGTTTGAGTTCACCAACTACGACGAGTTCACCATGATCCTCCAGAACCCGCACGTGCTCAGCGGGCTGACGCTACAAGGACTGTGGTGGGGGCTGACGACCTCGTGGTTCGAGTATTGGCATCCGGTGACGTGGTGGTCGCACATGCTGGATTGCGAGCTGTTCGGCTTGAACGCGGGCTGGCATCATCTGGTGAGCCTCGGGTTCCACGTGGCCAACACGCTGCTGCTATTCGGGGTGGTGAAGCGGATGACGGGGGCGTTCTGGCGCAGCGTGATGGTCGCCGCGCTCTTCGCCCTGCACCCGCTGCATGTGGAGTCGGTGGCGTGGGTGGCCGAGCGCAAGGATGTCCTGAGCGCCTTCTTCTTCCTGTTAACCCTGTGGGCCTACGCGCGCTATGCGGAGGGAGGGAGACTGCAGGCTGAAGTCTGGAGGCTGGAGGAAGCGGGAAGAATCCAGGAGTCCGGAGCCGACGCCACTCACCACGTGCGCCCTCCACAGTTCCGCGACGGAGAACGGGCACCACGTGCCACCGCTCCAGCCTCCAGCCTCCAGCCTGCAGCCTTCTATTGCCTCGCCCTCCTCTTCTTCACCCTCGGCCTGATGAGCAAGCCGATGGTGGTGACGCTGCCCTTCGTGCTGCTGCTGCTCGATTACTGGCCACTCCGGCGCCTCCAACTCTCAACGCTCGACGCTCAACTCTCAACTCTTCGGCCCCTCCTCCTGGAGAAGCTTCCTTTCTTCGCTCTGAGCGCGGCCTCCTGCCTGGTCACTTATCTGGGGGTGAAGGCCGGCGGCAGCATTCTCTCAGCCGAAGCGGTTCCCTGGACCCTTCGACTTGGCAATGTGCCGGTATCCTACGTGCGGTATTTGTGGAAAATGATCTGGCCGGCGGACCTGGTCGCGCTGTATCCGATGCCGGACCACTGGGCTTGGTGGCAAGTGACCGGAGCGGTGCTGGTGCTGGCGGTGATTTCTGTGTGGGTGGTGCGGCGGGCGCGGTCGGCGCCCTACTTGATTGTCGGCTGGCTTTTCTTCCTCGGCGTGCTCGTTCCTACCATAGGTCTTGTCCAGGCGGGGTACCAGGCCATTGCCGATCGTTATACCTATGTGCCTTTCATCGGGCTGTTCATCGCGCTGGTGTGGTGCGCCGCTGACCAAGTAGCGCGGGCGTCCTCGCCTGCGGGTTTGCCGGGCGTCCCGCCCGGCGAGGGCGCCCTACGTGGCAGCGGGACGCAGCCAGAACTCGCAGGCGAGGACGCCCGCGCTACCTGTTGTCACTGGCCCCGCGCCACCATAACCTGGGTGATGGCGGGGGTGATTCTGGCGGCATGCGGTTGGCTGACGTGGCTGCAGGCTGGGGTGTGGCGGAACGGTGAGACGCTGTGGCGGCATTGCGTGGCGATTTACCCGGACAGTTTCATCGCCCGCTACAACCTGGGCTACGTATTCCAGCACTCGAACCGGACCAGCGATGCCATCGAGCACTACCGGGCGGCGTTGCGCCGCAAGCCGGACCATGTGGACGCGAACCTCAACCTGGGTATTGCCTTGATTGCGAGCGGGCGGTCGCAGGAAGCCACCAACTGCCTGGGAAAGGCGGTTCGGCTGAAGCCCGGTTATGCCAAGGCGCAGAATGCCCTGGGGCTGGCGCTGCTGGAATTGGGCGATTACGCCGGTGCGATCGCGCATTGCGCGGAGGCCGCCCGCCTCGATCCGGAGGAGTTCGGTCCCTACATCAACCTGGGCCGGGCGCTGAGCGCCCAGGGCAAGTCCGACGATGCGCTGCGCAATTTCGCGGAAGGGCTGCGGCTCCAGCCGGCCATCCCCCAGAGCCATTACTACCTCGGCCTGGAATGGATGAAACGCGGGGCGTTCGAGCAAGCGGCCGCCAGCTTCAGCGAAGCGCTGCGCCTGGCGCCGGGCTGGGCCGAGGCGCGTGACGCGCTGCAACGCGCGCGTGAGAAGCTTGGCAAACCCAGCTGA